Proteins encoded within one genomic window of Natator depressus isolate rNatDep1 chromosome 1, rNatDep2.hap1, whole genome shotgun sequence:
- the CLDND1 gene encoding claudin domain-containing protein 1 has protein sequence MMDNRFATALVIACVLCLISTIYMAASIGTDFWYEYHSSAGNASELGRSILEEFTSMEADEKTYTDALFRCNGTVGLWRRCITVPKNSHWYSPPETDMVRSCISFSLSDQFAEKYMEPGNHNSGSDLNRTYLWRLQFLLPFVSLGLMCFGALIGLCACACRSLYPAIAIGVLHFLAGLCTLGSVSCYVAGIELLHKKLHPPDDVQGEFGWSFCLACVSAPLQFMAAALFIWAARTNRKEFMLLKAYRVA, from the exons ATGATGGATAACCGCTTTGCTACAGCTCTAGTAATTGCCTGCGTGCTCTGCCTCATTTCCACCATTTATATGGCAGCCTCAATCGGTACAGATTTCTGGTATGAGTACCATAGCTCAGCTGGAAATGCCAGCGAACTTGGCAGGAGTATTTTGGAGGAATTCACCAGTATGGAAGCAGATGAGAAGACGTATACAGATGCACTGTTCCGGTGCAATGGCACAGTTGGATTGTGGCGGAGATGTATCACTGTTCCCAAAAACTCTCACTGGTACAGCCCACCAG aaaCGGATATGGTCAGAAGCTGCATCAGTTTTTCCCTCTCTGATCAATTTGCAGAGAAGTACATGGAGCCTGGGAACCACAATAGTGGTAGTGACCTGAACCGGACCT ATCTTTGGCGTTTGCAGTTTCTCCTGCCCTTCGTCAGCCTAGGGCTGATGTGCTTTGGGGCTTTGATTGGTCTTTGTGCTTGTGCCTGTCGCAGCCTCTATCCTGCCATTGCCATAGGAGTCCTACATTTCCTTGCAG GTCTGTGTACGCTGGGCTCAGTCAGCTGCTACGTAGCTGGAATTGAGCTGCTCCACAAGAAGCTGCACCCACCTGATGATGTGCAGGGTGAATTTGGCTGGTCCTTCTGCCTGGCTTGTGTCTCTGCTCCTTTACAGTTTATGGCAGCTGCCCTCTTCATCTGGGCAGCCCGCACCAACAGGAAGGAATTCATGCTCTTGAAAGCATACCGTGTAGCATAA